In Pseudobdellovibrionaceae bacterium, the sequence GGCACAAGTGCAGAGGAAGAAAAGTGGGGAAGTTCTTTAAAGTCTTTCAAGTGGCGACGTTGGCGTTTCTTCTGACCGGCTTGACCGGTTGTTTGGTCACCCGCAACGAAGCCCGCGAAGTCGAGCGTCGCAGCCAAGATCAAGTCACGACCATGCAAAAGGCCAACGCCGATCAGTCCAATCGCTTCAACGATGTGGATGCGGAAATGCGTTCGTTGAACGGTCGTATCGAGGTTTTGGAAAATCGCATGCAGCAGGTTCAAGCCCAGGCGTCCAGCCAGCAGGGGATGGATGCCGCACGTGGGGCCGAACTTGAACGTCGCGTGACGCTTTTGCAGGACGAGATCAAGCGCCTGAGCGATCTTTTGGACGCGACGGTGATGGAAGTCGGCGCACTGAAG encodes:
- a CDS encoding tetratricopeptide repeat protein, translated to MGKFFKVFQVATLAFLLTGLTGCLVTRNEAREVERRSQDQVTTMQKANADQSNRFNDVDAEMRSLNGRIEVLENRMQQVQAQASSQQGMDAARGAELERRVTLLQDEIKRLSDLLDATVMEVGALKAGATAAVPEATGKKGAYEIAEELFGKKEWRKAVLAFQKFRDENPKSKRFPKATLRIGQAFQELGMKDDAKTFLEEVISKYPSSDEAKQAKTLLKKK